The DNA window GAAGAGGACTAACCGGGATCATATGGAGGTGACCCGATGTTTGCATCAGCACTGGCATTATTAATTATTTTCGGTTTCTTTATTCTTTCCAGCGCCATACGGATACTTCGAGAATATGAAAGGGGTGTCATCTTCCGCCTCGGTCGTATGGTCGGTATCAAGGGCCCTGGTCTGATATTTCTGATTCCGCTCGTGGATCGAATGGTGAAGGTCAGCTTGCGGACACTGGTTATGGATGTTCCGCCGCAGGATGTCATCACAAGAGACAATGTATCGGTCAAAGTGAACGCTGTCCTCTATTTCCGGGTCATGGATCCTGGGAAGGCGATTATAGAAGTCGAGAATTTTCTGTTCGCATCGTCCCAGGTTTCACAGACAACTCTGCGCAGCGTTGTCGGACAAGCGGAGCTGGATGATCTGCTGTCAGAGCGGGATAAACTCAATGCGCAGCTGCAGACGATTATCGATGAACATACCGATCCGTGGGGCATTAAGGTCATCGGTGTCGAGTTGAAGGATGTCGATCTTCCCACCGAAATGACCCGCGCCATCGCGAAGCAGGCTGAGGCGGAAAGAGAACGGCGGGCCAAGGTCATCAATGCCGAGGGGGAGTATCAGGCGGCGGAGCGCTTGGCCCAGGCGGCGGAGATCATGGAAGAACATCCCATCGCGCTTCAACTCCGTTTTCTGCAGACATTGAGGGAGGTGGCCGCAGAGAATAATTCAACGACGATCTTCCCCATACCCATTGATCTCTTTAAACCCTTTATCGAAGCGATGGGCAGGATAAAGGAGGGATCGGGGGGACATCCGCCGATAGCATGACGCGAGAGCCTCCCAATGGCATAAAATGAAAATCCCCGGAGCCTATCGGTGGGTCCGGGGATTTTTTCAGTCCTGATGCGATAGCGGGATCAGAGTCGCTCGCTAGCGCGCCATGAGGATCTTCGCGCTGCTGATTGCGGTCGGAGTTTCGAGCTTGATCAGGTAGACGCCGGCAGGGGCCCTGCGGCCCATGTGATCGCATCCATCCCAATTCAGGTGCGACCAACCGGTCGGCTCGACGTTTCCCCCCAGCGACCTAATCTTCCTCCCATCCGGCGTGAAAATATCGGCCCGGACAAGACCGGAAGTTTCCAGATAGAAAGAGAGTTCAGCATGGACCTGCATGGGGTTTGGTGTGATCCGGAGAGGCAGCTCTTTGTTAAACACATTCGGAACGCCCGCGGTTTCGGGGCCGCGATCGTATACACGGAAAAAACAACGCCTGCTAAAGGCAGGTACCGATTCCGAATAAAAATGGATCCGAACATCAGCCCATCCGGGATCGTTGCCGGTATCGATGTCGACGCGAATTTCATCGTCTGTTCCGGGAGAGAAGGGCAGTGTCGCCTCGTCGAGGAAACATTCGCCTGAGCTGACCAAACAGAACTTGGCGAACCAATCGGCGGGGATTTCGGATTTGTCCAGTTTAACCACCAGATTATCCGGATCATTACCGGTACTCTGAATGGGGACATAGAATTCTGATAAACCAAAGGGGCCGGTTACTGTCTGCACTTCAGGAGGGCAATCGACCGTCAAACCGACATCCGGGAGCGATGGCAATGTGGAACATGTTATTGTACAATATCCGCGCATCTGGGGTTCGAGAACCGAACGGAACTCGAGAATGATCGAACCGGTGCCCGGGAAATCGAGTCGGGGATAAAAATCGACGCGGAACCCTTCATCTGATCCCGCGGGCAGCGGTAAACGGGCGTCCATCGAATAACAGATACCTGTACTTTCCTGACAATAATTCGCGCTCCAACCCAAGGGGAGTAATCCTTCGATGATGACATCGACCGAATCGGCGATTTCACTCGTGGATCGAATGGTGAAAAACATTTCATGCAGCGCTGTCCCCACGGGGACCGTATCAACAGGGTCGCCACATATGACATAAAAGCCGCGCTCACCCTCTCCCAAGACCGGAGTTGATAATACAATGATCATGAGAAGGGCAATCGGAACCATACGGGTCCAGATTGCCGTTCTACAGGAGCACTTGGAAACCTGCTGCACCAGTTCCATTGGAAACCCTCCATGGGTTGCTGTTGTCTATTCGGAGCATGCCCAACTTAATGACACCATTGGTAGTATACCAGAAATGGAGAATGTCGACCAGTGTGTGTAAGGATGGCTTTCAGGGGCGGCATCTTTGATAGAGACAAATAATGACCGCGGGAGCTGCTACTTCCCTAGTGCGATCTAGGGAATTCCCCAGGTTCTTAAGGCGGTTTAAAACACGGAGGCTGGTTCGACTTCTCAGTGGCTCATCTCTCCTGATGGAATCGGCGTTGCGAGACCGCTGTCTCCTCTGTGATGATCAAAGCTACTGAGAAACGAACAGAGATCGATTTTCCTGCCCGCGGAAAAGGCATAAGCCAACAAGGGAGCGAAAATAATGGCTGAGATCTGGCGACCCTTTCTCCCAGCACCCCAGGGTGAGCCCTTTGCCGACCTCAACGATCCGTCATACCAGCCCGGTCTTTGGTGGTTGCCTGATGAGCCACAGGTACTGGAACATTGGTCTCCGATACTTCGGAATAATTTTGATTACCTTGTCCATCTGGTGGAACAAGAGGGGGATGATCAAAAATCCAAGCGGGCAAAGGAGGCTCGTGTCATCTTTCGCGCCTACCTCGATGATCTCGATCATGCGGAGGCGCGGGAACTCTCTCCCACCATCCACCACCTGACACTCTTTAGAGAGGCGCTCGTGCGCGCCCACAACCTTGGGGATCCCTATCGCACGGTAAAGAAAAATGAGACGACCAGGGCCATCCGACGATTGATGGACGACCCGGGGAACTGGGGACTCGCT is part of the Candidatus Eisenbacteria bacterium genome and encodes:
- a CDS encoding slipin family protein; protein product: MFASALALLIIFGFFILSSAIRILREYERGVIFRLGRMVGIKGPGLIFLIPLVDRMVKVSLRTLVMDVPPQDVITRDNVSVKVNAVLYFRVMDPGKAIIEVENFLFASSQVSQTTLRSVVGQAELDDLLSERDKLNAQLQTIIDEHTDPWGIKVIGVELKDVDLPTEMTRAIAKQAEAERERRAKVINAEGEYQAAERLAQAAEIMEEHPIALQLRFLQTLREVAAENNSTTIFPIPIDLFKPFIEAMGRIKEGSGGHPPIA